A single genomic interval of Zingiber officinale cultivar Zhangliang chromosome 4A, Zo_v1.1, whole genome shotgun sequence harbors:
- the LOC121973864 gene encoding F-box/FBD/LRR-repeat protein At1g51370-like, with amino-acid sequence MDEFASSPRRVRRRVLSDEEDYLSGLPDELLHHILSFLPTRDSIRTSLLARRWRRVWASVPAIDFSYTNEIINPDTVGRFLSARSDSHSVSRLRLPGLGLQRIQSPICNLLDYAKSHGTQDATLHCHSLDPSLLDDLLHWPSLASLNLKALGCQNCTLAFNSIALSNLRTLFLRLGEAAIPNETLTKLLSGCPLLEELKLSAEYPQHETIQIEAPNLL; translated from the coding sequence ATGGACGAGTTCGCCAGCAGCCCCCGCCGCGTTCGTCGGCGCGTGCTGTCGGATGAGGAAGACTACCTCAGCGGTCTCCCCGACGAGCTTCTCCACCACATCCTCTCCTTCCTCCCAACCCGAGACTCGATCCGCACCTCCCTCCTCGCCCGCCGGTGGCGCCGCGTCTGGGCCTCCGTCCCCGCCATCGACTTCTCCTACACTAACGAGATAATTAATCCCGACACCGTCGGCCGCTTCCTCTCCGCCCGCAGCGACTCTCACTCCGTCTCTCGCCTTCGCCTCCCCGGACTCGGCCTCCAGCGCATCCAATCTCCCATCTGCAACTTGCTCGACTACGCCAAATCCCACGGCACTCAAGACGCGACCCTCCACTGCCACTCCTTAGACCCTTCCCTACTCGACGATCTGCTCCATTGGCCATCACTCGCGTCGCTGAATCTGAAAGCTCTAGGATGCCAGAACTGCACATTAGCGTTCAATTCCATCGCCCTCAGCAACCTCAGGACCCTTTTCCTCAGACTCGGTGAAGCTGCAATTCCCAACGAGACCTTGACAAAGCTGCTCTCGGGCTGCCCTCTTTTAGAAGAACTAAAACTAAGTGCAGAATATCCCCAACACGAAACCATTCAAATAGAAGCTCCAAATCTTCTCTGA